In one window of Harpia harpyja isolate bHarHar1 chromosome 11, bHarHar1 primary haplotype, whole genome shotgun sequence DNA:
- the OLFML2B gene encoding olfactomedin-like protein 2B isoform X1 — protein MARPLPLLLCLAALGAGCRAGSPPNPAGTAGPSAEPLQDEADNQENILSQLLGDYDKVKAVSEGSDCRCKCLVRPLGRGACQRINEGAFKAEDFYTVETITSGPSCKCACVAPPSALNPCEGDFRLKKLREAESSDLKLSSIVEMLESAFYGLDLLKLHSVTTKLVGRVEKLEEGMSGNFMQEGHETGANAEEGLQDPHRRDRENCSSLITNSLADIESSLQRDAEAAYTHAEGKYEERFLKDETISQQINSVESLPELHLSPEDEKPKQLLQRKLHVRSRPPSKPTIVRGVTYYKAQSTESENDIDEQPDELFSGDNTVDLLIEDQLLRPSSRVGDGVRKPSPVGWPPSPVGWPPTPGSDPTTPPAADTAATATVPLSPATSTGPTPDPTAVSRLTPTPETTTAPAGLAEEETPQLPAALASTVVATAMETLPTAATTVPSPAVATTAGAPRDVGTSPALETSPGAWGQVSTPATPVSPTIPATPKQALEEEDIRNIIGRCKDTLSTISGPTTQNTYGRNEGAWMKDPLAREERIYVTNYYYGNTLVEFRNLDNFKQGRWSNSYKLPYSWIGTGHVVYNGSFYYNRAFTRNIIKYDLKQRYVAAWAMLHDVAYEESTPWRWRGHSDVDFAVDENGLWVIYPAISYEGFNQEVIVLSKLNAADLSTQKETTWRTGLRKNFYGNCFVICGVLYAVDSYNKRNANISYAFDTHTNTQIIPRLLFENEYAYTTQIDYNPKDRLLYAWDNGHQVTYHVIFAY, from the exons ATGGCTCggccgctgccgctgctgctctgcctggccgCGCTGGGCGCCGGCTGCCGGGCAgggtccccccccaaccccgccgGCACGGCCGGGCCCTCCGCCGAGCCGCTGCAGGACGAGGCGGATAACCAGGAGAACATCCTCTCCCAG CTGTTAGGTGACTACGACAAGGTGAAGGCGGTGTCCGAAGGCTCCGACTGTCGGTGCAAATGCCTGGTCAGACCCCTTGGCCGCGGTGCCTGCCAAAGGATTAATGAAGGCGCTTTCAAAGCAGAGGATTTTTACACGGTGGAAACCATCACGTCGGGACCCAGCTGCAAGTGTGCGTGCGTGGCCCCCCCCTCGGCGCTCAATCCTTGCGAGGGGGACTTCAGGCTGAAGAAGCTGCGGGAGGCGGAGAGCAGCGACCTGAAG CTGTCCTCCATCGTCGAGATGCTGGAAAGTGCCTTTTATGGCTTAGACCTTCTGAAGCTGCACTCGGTCACAACCAAGCTGGTGGGTCGGGTGGAAAAGCTCGAGGAG GGCATGTCCGGGAACTTCATGCAGGAAGGCCACGAGACAGGCGCCAATGCGGAGGAAGGTCTGCAGGATCCCCACCGCAGGGACAGGGAGAACTGTTCCAGCCTCATCACCAACAGCCTTGCCGACATTGAGAGCTCACTGCAGCGGGATGCCGAGGCTGCCTACACACATGCAGAG GGCAAATACGAAGAAAGATTCCTGAAAGATGAAACCATCTCCCAGCAGATCAACTCCGTCGAGTCCCTCCCGGAGCTGCACCTCTCTCCGGAGGATGAGAAGCCCAAGCAGCTCTTGCAAAGGAAGCTGCACGTGAGGAGCCGGCCGCCTTCCAAGCCCACCATCGTCCGAGGGGTCACCTACTACAAAGCCCAGTCCACCGAGTCGGAGAACGACATCGACGAGCAGC CAGACGAGCTGTTCAGCGGGGACAACACGGTGGACCTGCTGATCGAGGACCAGCTCCTGAGacccagcagcagggtgggggacGGCGTGAGGAAGCCCTCCCCGGTGGGATGGCCGCCCTCCCCGGTGGGATGGCCGCCCACCCCCGGGAGCGACCCCACCACCCCGCCGGCCGCCGACACTGCCGCGACGGCCACGGTGCCCTTGTCCCCTGCCACGTCCACGGGGCCCACGCCAGATCCCACTGCTGTGAGCCGGCTGACCCCCACCCCGGAGACCACGACTGCCCCGGCGgggctggcagaggaggagacCCCGCAGCTACCGGCAGCCTTGGCCAGCACAGTGGTGGCCACGGCCATGGAGACCCTGCCCACAGCCGCCAccactgtccccagccctgccgtGGCCACCACCGCCGGGGCCCCGAGGGATGTGGGGACGAGCCCTGCCCTGGAGACCAGCCCAGGAGCTTGGGGACAGGTGAGCACCCCCGCAACGCCAGTCAGCCCCACCATCCCTGCCACCCCGAAGCAGgccctggaggaggaggacatcAGGAACATCATTG GGCGCTGCAAGGACACGCTGTCCACCATCTCGGGGCCCACCACCCAGAACACCTATGGGCGCAACGAGGGGGCCTGGATGAAGGACCCCCTGGCCCGGGAGGAGCGGATCTACGTCACCAACTACTACTACGGGAACACGCTGGTGGAGTTCAGGAACCTCGACAACTTCAAGCAAG GTCGCTGGAGCAACTCCTACAAGCTCCCGTACAGCTGGATTGGGACAGGGCACGTTGTCTACAACGGCTCCTTCTACTACAACCGGGCCTTCACGCGCAACATCATCAAATACGACCTGAAGCAGCGGTACGTGGCCGCATGGGCCATGCTGCATGACGTGGCTTATGAAGAGTCCACCCCGTGGCGGTGGCGAGGCCACTCGGATGTGGACTTCGCTGTGGATGAGAACGGCCTGTGGGTCATCTACCCGGCCATCAGCTATGAGGGCTTCAACCAAGAGGTAATCGTGCTGAGCAAGCTGAACGCGGCCGACCTCAGCACCCAGAAGGAGACTACATGGCGGACGGGACTGCGGAAGAACTTCTATGGGAACTGCTTTGTCATCTGTGGGGTGCTGTACGCGGTCGACAGCTACAACAAGAGGAACGCCAACATCTCCTATGCCTTTGACACGCACACCAACACGCAGATCATCCCCCGACTGCTCTTTGAGAACGAGTATGCCTACACCACGCAGATAGACTATAACCCCAAGGACCGCCTGCTCTACGCCTGGGACAATGGGCACCAAGTCACCTACCACGTCATCTTTGCCTACTGA
- the OLFML2B gene encoding olfactomedin-like protein 2B isoform X2: MARPLPLLLCLAALGAGCRAGSPPNPAGTAGPSAEPLQDEADNQENILSQLLGDYDKVKAVSEGSDCRCKCLVRPLGRGACQRINEGAFKAEDFYTVETITSGPSCKCACVAPPSALNPCEGDFRLKKLREAESSDLKLSSIVEMLESAFYGLDLLKLHSVTTKLVGRVEKLEEGMSGNFMQEGHETGANAEEGLQDPHRRDRENCSSLITNSLADIESSLQRDAEAAYTHAEGKYEERFLKDETISQQINSVESLPELHLSPEDEKPKQLLQRKLHVRSRPPSKPTIVRGVTYYKAQSTESENDIDEQHELFSGDNTVDLLIEDQLLRPSSRVGDGVRKPSPVGWPPSPVGWPPTPGSDPTTPPAADTAATATVPLSPATSTGPTPDPTAVSRLTPTPETTTAPAGLAEEETPQLPAALASTVVATAMETLPTAATTVPSPAVATTAGAPRDVGTSPALETSPGAWGQVSTPATPVSPTIPATPKQALEEEDIRNIIGRCKDTLSTISGPTTQNTYGRNEGAWMKDPLAREERIYVTNYYYGNTLVEFRNLDNFKQGRWSNSYKLPYSWIGTGHVVYNGSFYYNRAFTRNIIKYDLKQRYVAAWAMLHDVAYEESTPWRWRGHSDVDFAVDENGLWVIYPAISYEGFNQEVIVLSKLNAADLSTQKETTWRTGLRKNFYGNCFVICGVLYAVDSYNKRNANISYAFDTHTNTQIIPRLLFENEYAYTTQIDYNPKDRLLYAWDNGHQVTYHVIFAY, encoded by the exons ATGGCTCggccgctgccgctgctgctctgcctggccgCGCTGGGCGCCGGCTGCCGGGCAgggtccccccccaaccccgccgGCACGGCCGGGCCCTCCGCCGAGCCGCTGCAGGACGAGGCGGATAACCAGGAGAACATCCTCTCCCAG CTGTTAGGTGACTACGACAAGGTGAAGGCGGTGTCCGAAGGCTCCGACTGTCGGTGCAAATGCCTGGTCAGACCCCTTGGCCGCGGTGCCTGCCAAAGGATTAATGAAGGCGCTTTCAAAGCAGAGGATTTTTACACGGTGGAAACCATCACGTCGGGACCCAGCTGCAAGTGTGCGTGCGTGGCCCCCCCCTCGGCGCTCAATCCTTGCGAGGGGGACTTCAGGCTGAAGAAGCTGCGGGAGGCGGAGAGCAGCGACCTGAAG CTGTCCTCCATCGTCGAGATGCTGGAAAGTGCCTTTTATGGCTTAGACCTTCTGAAGCTGCACTCGGTCACAACCAAGCTGGTGGGTCGGGTGGAAAAGCTCGAGGAG GGCATGTCCGGGAACTTCATGCAGGAAGGCCACGAGACAGGCGCCAATGCGGAGGAAGGTCTGCAGGATCCCCACCGCAGGGACAGGGAGAACTGTTCCAGCCTCATCACCAACAGCCTTGCCGACATTGAGAGCTCACTGCAGCGGGATGCCGAGGCTGCCTACACACATGCAGAG GGCAAATACGAAGAAAGATTCCTGAAAGATGAAACCATCTCCCAGCAGATCAACTCCGTCGAGTCCCTCCCGGAGCTGCACCTCTCTCCGGAGGATGAGAAGCCCAAGCAGCTCTTGCAAAGGAAGCTGCACGTGAGGAGCCGGCCGCCTTCCAAGCCCACCATCGTCCGAGGGGTCACCTACTACAAAGCCCAGTCCACCGAGTCGGAGAACGACATCGACGAGCAGC ACGAGCTGTTCAGCGGGGACAACACGGTGGACCTGCTGATCGAGGACCAGCTCCTGAGacccagcagcagggtgggggacGGCGTGAGGAAGCCCTCCCCGGTGGGATGGCCGCCCTCCCCGGTGGGATGGCCGCCCACCCCCGGGAGCGACCCCACCACCCCGCCGGCCGCCGACACTGCCGCGACGGCCACGGTGCCCTTGTCCCCTGCCACGTCCACGGGGCCCACGCCAGATCCCACTGCTGTGAGCCGGCTGACCCCCACCCCGGAGACCACGACTGCCCCGGCGgggctggcagaggaggagacCCCGCAGCTACCGGCAGCCTTGGCCAGCACAGTGGTGGCCACGGCCATGGAGACCCTGCCCACAGCCGCCAccactgtccccagccctgccgtGGCCACCACCGCCGGGGCCCCGAGGGATGTGGGGACGAGCCCTGCCCTGGAGACCAGCCCAGGAGCTTGGGGACAGGTGAGCACCCCCGCAACGCCAGTCAGCCCCACCATCCCTGCCACCCCGAAGCAGgccctggaggaggaggacatcAGGAACATCATTG GGCGCTGCAAGGACACGCTGTCCACCATCTCGGGGCCCACCACCCAGAACACCTATGGGCGCAACGAGGGGGCCTGGATGAAGGACCCCCTGGCCCGGGAGGAGCGGATCTACGTCACCAACTACTACTACGGGAACACGCTGGTGGAGTTCAGGAACCTCGACAACTTCAAGCAAG GTCGCTGGAGCAACTCCTACAAGCTCCCGTACAGCTGGATTGGGACAGGGCACGTTGTCTACAACGGCTCCTTCTACTACAACCGGGCCTTCACGCGCAACATCATCAAATACGACCTGAAGCAGCGGTACGTGGCCGCATGGGCCATGCTGCATGACGTGGCTTATGAAGAGTCCACCCCGTGGCGGTGGCGAGGCCACTCGGATGTGGACTTCGCTGTGGATGAGAACGGCCTGTGGGTCATCTACCCGGCCATCAGCTATGAGGGCTTCAACCAAGAGGTAATCGTGCTGAGCAAGCTGAACGCGGCCGACCTCAGCACCCAGAAGGAGACTACATGGCGGACGGGACTGCGGAAGAACTTCTATGGGAACTGCTTTGTCATCTGTGGGGTGCTGTACGCGGTCGACAGCTACAACAAGAGGAACGCCAACATCTCCTATGCCTTTGACACGCACACCAACACGCAGATCATCCCCCGACTGCTCTTTGAGAACGAGTATGCCTACACCACGCAGATAGACTATAACCCCAAGGACCGCCTGCTCTACGCCTGGGACAATGGGCACCAAGTCACCTACCACGTCATCTTTGCCTACTGA